One genomic window of Roseobacter ponti includes the following:
- a CDS encoding TAXI family TRAP transporter solute-binding subunit has protein sequence MTVLTRITAVAATTVMTATVAFADGHVDRTGWPDSFTVGTGSQGGTYFGYGSGWAGIVSDVLGVNGGAEVTGGPMQNMALVHTGDLAFGMTTMGPAAESIGGGNPIAPGLQMDNACAMFPMYQTPFSVTALASSGIKSIADIPAGAAIGFGPAGSTSDTYFPRMMEELGVDFDRRNGGWSDLGGQLQDGLLDVIAFAAGVPVPAVSQLEVQTDINIIEFTEEEQAKIIAAFPVAAFDIAATAYTTLEAPARSVSMWNFAIANCDLPETFIYEVVDAVMSDNERMVTAHRAAQSSLPEFWDRNTVMAWHPGAARWFTENAGAEISADMIHGDM, from the coding sequence ATGACTGTACTCACCAGAATTACGGCGGTGGCCGCAACAACAGTAATGACAGCAACCGTTGCATTCGCCGACGGGCACGTCGACAGGACCGGCTGGCCGGACAGCTTTACGGTCGGCACCGGCTCGCAGGGCGGCACCTATTTCGGCTACGGTTCCGGCTGGGCCGGCATCGTCTCTGATGTGCTCGGCGTCAACGGCGGCGCGGAAGTCACCGGCGGCCCGATGCAGAACATGGCGCTGGTGCACACCGGTGATCTTGCATTCGGCATGACCACCATGGGTCCGGCTGCAGAATCCATCGGCGGCGGCAACCCGATCGCACCCGGCCTGCAGATGGACAACGCCTGCGCAATGTTCCCGATGTACCAGACACCGTTCTCTGTGACGGCTCTGGCGTCTTCGGGCATCAAATCCATCGCGGATATCCCGGCCGGTGCGGCCATCGGTTTCGGCCCTGCCGGCTCGACCTCCGACACGTATTTCCCGCGCATGATGGAAGAGCTCGGTGTCGATTTTGACCGTCGCAACGGCGGCTGGTCTGACCTTGGTGGTCAGCTTCAGGACGGCCTGCTGGACGTGATCGCTTTTGCGGCCGGTGTACCGGTTCCGGCGGTTTCGCAGCTTGAAGTGCAGACCGACATCAACATCATCGAGTTCACCGAAGAAGAGCAGGCGAAAATCATCGCAGCCTTCCCGGTCGCTGCCTTTGATATTGCCGCAACGGCCTATACCACTCTCGAAGCACCGGCGCGTTCGGTCTCCATGTGGAACTTCGCCATCGCCAATTGTGACCTGCCCGAGACCTTCATCTATGAAGTTGTTGACGCGGTCATGTCCGACAATGAGCGTATGGTTACAGCACACCGCGCGGCACAATCGTCGCTGCCTGAGTTCTGGGACCGCAACACCGTCATGGCATGGCACCCCGGTGCCGCACGCTGGTTCACCGAGAACGCCGGTGCGGAAATTTCTGCAGACATGATCCACGGTGACATGTAA